From the genome of Physeter macrocephalus isolate SW-GA unplaced genomic scaffold, ASM283717v5 random_690, whole genome shotgun sequence, one region includes:
- the LOC114483958 gene encoding sodium/calcium exchanger 3, with protein sequence MAWLRLQPLTSAFLHFGLITFVLFLNGLRAEAGGSGDVPSTGQNNESCTGSSDCKEGVILPIWYPENPSLGDKIARVIVYFVALIYMFLGVSIIADRFMASIEVITSQEREVTIKKPNGETSTTTIRVWNETVSNLTLMALGSSAPEILLSLIEVCGHGFIAGDLGPSTIVGSAAFNMFIIIGICIYVIPDGETRKIKHLRVFFVTAAWSIFAYIWLYMILAVFSPGVVQVWEGLLTLFFFPVCVLLAWVADKRLLFYKYMHKKYRTDKHRGIIIETEGDHPKGIEMDGKMMNSHFLDGHLVPLEGKEVDESRREMIRILKDLKQKHPEKDLDQLVEMANYYALSHQQKSRAFYRIQATRMMTGAGNILKKHAAEQAKKASSMSEVHTDEPEDFVSKVFFDPCSYQCLENCGAVLLTVVRKGGDMSKTLYVDYKTEDGSANAGADYEFTEGTVVLKPGETHKEFSVGIIDDDIFEEDEHFFVRLSNVRLEEEQPEEGMPPRVLNSLPLPRAVLVSPCVATVTILDDDHAGIFTFECDTVHVSESIGVMEVKVLRTSGARGTVIVPFRTVEGAAKGGGEDFEDAYGEMEFKNDETM encoded by the coding sequence ATGGCGTGGTTAAGGTTGCAGCCTCTTACCTCTGCCTTCCTCCATTTTGGGCTGATTACCTTTGTGCTCTTCCTGAATGGTCTTCGGGCAGAGGCTGGCGGCTCAGGGGAtgtgcccagcacagggcagaACAATGAGTCCTGTACAGGGTCATCGGACTGCAAGGAGGGTGTCATCCTGCCAATCTGGTACCCGGAGAACCCTTCCCTTGGAGACAAGATTGCCAGGGTCATTGTCTATTTTGTGGCCCTGATATACATGTTTCTCGGGGTGTCCATCATTGCTGATCGCTTCATGGCATCTATTGAAGTCATCACTTCTCAAGAGAGAGAGGTGACTATCAAAAAGCCCAATGGAGAGACCAGCACAACCACGATTAGGGTCTGGAACGAAACTGTCTCCAATCTGACCCTTATGGCCCTGGGTTCCTCTGCTCCGGAGATCCTCCTCTCTTTAATTGAGGTGTGTGGTCATGGGTTCATTGCTGGTGATCTGGGACCTTCTACCATTGTAGGCAGCGCAGCCTTCAACATGTTCATTATCATCGGTATCTGCATCTACGTGATCCCCGATGGAGAGACTCGCAAGATAAAGCACCTCCGAGTCTTCTTTGTCACTGCTGCTTGGAGCATCTTTGCCTACATCTGGCTCTATATGATCCTGGCCGTCTTCTCTCCTGGTGTGGTGCAGGTTTGGGAAGGCCTCCTCACTCTCTTCTTCTTTCCAGTGTGTGTCCTTCTGGCCTGGGTGGCAGATAAGCGACTGCTCTTCTACAAATACATGCACAAAAAGTACCGCACAGATAAACACCGAGGAATCATCATAGAGACAGAGGGTGACCACCCCAAGGGCATCGAGATGGATGGGAAAATGATGAATTCCCACTTCCTAGATGGGCATCTGGTGCCCCTGGAAGGGAAGGAAGTGGATGAGTCCCGCAGGGAGATGATCCGGATTCTCAAGGATCTGAAGCAAAAACACCCAGAGAAGGACTTAGATCAGCTGGTAGAGATGGCCAATTACTATGCTCTGTCCCATCAACAGAAGAGCCGCGCCTTCTACCGGATCCAGGCCACCCGTATGATGACTGGCGCAGGCAATATCCTGAAGAAGCATGCAGCAGAACAAGCCAAAAAGGCCTCTAGCATGAGTGAGGTGCACACTGATGAGCCGGAGGACTTTGTCTCCAAGGTCTTCTTTGACCCGTGCTCTTACCAGTGCCTGGAGAACTGTGGGGCTGTGCTCCTGACAGTGGTGAGGAAAGGGGGGGACATGTCCAAGACCCTGTACGTGGACTACAAAACAGAGGATGGTTCTGCCAATGCGGGCGCTGACTATGAGTTCACAGAGGGCACTGTGGTTCTGAAGCCAGGAGAGACCCACAAGGAGTTCTCTGTGGGCATCATTGATGATGACATTTTTGAGGAGGATGAACACTTCTTTGTGAGGTTGAGCAACGTTCGCCTAGAGGAGGAGCAGCCAGAGGAGGGGATGCCTCCCAGAGTACTCAATAGTCTTCCCTTGCCTCGGGCTGTCCTGGTGTCCCCTTGTGTGGCCACAGTCACCATCTTGGATGATGATCATGCAGGCATCTTCACTTTTGAATGTGACACTGTTCATGTCAGTGAAAGTATTGGTGTCATGGAGGTCAAGGTTCTGCGGACATCAGGTGCCCGGGGCACAGTCATCGTACCCTTTAGGACAGTAGAAGGGGCCGCCAAGGGTGGTGGTGAGGATTTTGAAGATGCATATGGGGAGATGGAGTTCAAGAATGATGAAACTATGTAA